The window CTGCTGTACCCTTTTTTTTGTGTTATGCTCAGAATATGTTTAAGCAATAACTAAATATTCTATATCCTATGGTGAAGAAGCTAACTTTATCTGTCATGCTTGGCCTGTTGACTGCATTGATCATTATCGTTGCGGTTCCTTCTTTGCGCCCTCAAGGTTTAGCCGATTTACTATATGGTAAAACAAGCAGTGAACCCGTCAGTTATAACAAAGCTGTACGTCGTGCTGCACCTGCAGTGGTCTATGTTTATAGCAGTTCAAAAGGAAGCTTCTCCCAGTCAGGACGTGAATTAAAGTCTCTCGGTTCAGGTGTGATCATGAGCCAAAATGGCTACATTATCACGAATAAACATGTCGTTGATAACCCAGACCAAATCTTAGTGGCTTTACAAGATGGTTCTATTTTTGATGCCCTATTGGTTGGTTCTGATCCATTAACTGATCTCGCCGTACTGAAAATTGACGCTGATAACCTACCTGTTATTCCAATTAATACACAACGAGTCACTCATGTTGGTGATGTCGTACTTGCAATCGGTAACCCTTACAATATAGGTCAAACTGTTACTCAGGGGATTATCAGTGCAACAGGTCGCGTAGGGCTAAGCTCTACTCGCCGGCAAAATTTCCTGCAAACAGATGCCTCAATCAACTCGGGTAACTCTGGTGGGGCATTAATTAATACCGAAGGTGAGTTAGTCGGAATCAACACGCTTTCTTTCACTGCTGGCCAGGGCATTAGCTCTGAAGGTTTAAGCTTTGCCATTCCTACTGCCCTTGCGACTAAAATCATGGATAAACTAATTCGTGATGGTCGAGTTATCCGTGGTTATATTGGTATTACAGCACGCGAACTGCCTCAAATTAGGTCAAATAACAATAATATTAACCAAATACAAGGGTTACGGGTTTTCCAGGTTGCCCCAAACGGGCCCGCAGCCAAAGCGGGGATATTGCAAGGAGACATCATTTTATCCGTTGATGGCAAACCGGCTATTTCAGCCGCA is drawn from Providencia huaxiensis and contains these coding sequences:
- the degS gene encoding outer membrane-stress sensor serine endopeptidase DegS, translated to MVKKLTLSVMLGLLTALIIIVAVPSLRPQGLADLLYGKTSSEPVSYNKAVRRAAPAVVYVYSSSKGSFSQSGRELKSLGSGVIMSQNGYIITNKHVVDNPDQILVALQDGSIFDALLVGSDPLTDLAVLKIDADNLPVIPINTQRVTHVGDVVLAIGNPYNIGQTVTQGIISATGRVGLSSTRRQNFLQTDASINSGNSGGALINTEGELVGINTLSFTAGQGISSEGLSFAIPTALATKIMDKLIRDGRVIRGYIGITARELPQIRSNNNNINQIQGLRVFQVAPNGPAAKAGILQGDIILSVDGKPAISAAETMDLVAEIRPGSKTAVQILRDGEIKNIDVIIEEIPDEQAG